GCTTTCATATCCCGGATGAGTCCGGCTATCCCTTTTTCATCGTTCCCTGTCTGGCTGGCTTTGGTCTCCCCCAGTACCGCAATATCCAACCTGTCTTTCGACACATCGATCCCTACGTACTTTCCACTACTTGTTGCCATTTCTTCCTCCTCTCCGTATAATGGAGTTGAGCCCACGCTAGTATTCGGTCTCTGACGACCTTTCAACTGTTCGGGCTCACCTGACGATAGGACATGGCGATCATGCTGCACGACGGTCTCCAACGACCTCCTGACGGTCGATCTGCCATGTCCTGCTTAAAGATACTACCTGACGCTGGGGATTCTGCGCACATCCCAAGCAGTTTCACACGCCTTATCATTTTTCTGGCTGGACGGCTCCGCCGTCCCCGCCCCAGCGCAGGTAACGCAAACCGTTGGCTTGCCCTTGCAGATATAATCAGGATTAAAAATCAAGGATAAATACCCATGAGACTCCCTGGTCATATCGCTGGTGCTTGGATTACATCAAAATTTGTTATAGATAATTTAGACATACCTTCATCCCAAGAGCGAAATAGTTTATCTCTATTCAGTGCTGTGGCTGGATCAATGCCTGATTGGGATTATTTATGGTACATGGTTAGAAAAAAAGGGATTAAATACGACAGCGATTTTCGCCACCACACTTGGATTACTCATACATTTCCTTTTTACTGGATGATTTCAGGATTAATTTATTTCTTTGGAATTTTATTTAAAAAACCATCTCTTAAGAATCAAGCCATTGTTTTTGGAGTTGCCACATCAACACATTTAGCGCAAGACATGATTGGTAGCGGTGATGGAATTATGGCACTATATCCATTTTCAAAGAATATGTATGGAGTTGGGCTTTCTGGACTTCATGGTAAAGAATGGAATGACAATTACGTTAAGAGTCCTTATTACTTAATAGAAATCGGTTTAGTTGTCGTTGCTTGCACCACTTTTATTTTCAGCCTATTCCGAAAGAGAAAATAATTATGTTCCCTCAAATATTCACGGAATCTGTACTTTGGGCAAGTAGAATTATTTATGGATTCCTTGTTGTTTATTATTTGGGAATGCTTCTTTTAGCAAACGTATTGATAATCAGACAATTAATAGTCCGTTTACTGATTAAGATTCTACACAAATCTTCCAAGCAGTTAGCAGAAGCGACCATCAAAAAGAAAGCATCACTGGGGGAAGTTTTTCGGAAAAGTTTACTGCTAAATGATATTCTG
This portion of the Anaerolineales bacterium genome encodes:
- a CDS encoding metal-dependent hydrolase, which produces MRLPGHIAGAWITSKFVIDNLDIPSSQERNSLSLFSAVAGSMPDWDYLWYMVRKKGIKYDSDFRHHTWITHTFPFYWMISGLIYFFGILFKKPSLKNQAIVFGVATSTHLAQDMIGSGDGIMALYPFSKNMYGVGLSGLHGKEWNDNYVKSPYYLIEIGLVVVACTTFIFSLFRKRK